The following is a genomic window from Prevotella nigrescens.
TTAGGAGTAGACCCTAAGACCAACAAACCCGTATTTGTAAAGATTGGACGCTTCGGTCCTGTCGTGCAAATCGGCACTGCCGATGATACGGACAAGCCCCGCTTTGCGCAAATTCCGACTGACAAGAGTATGGAGACACTCACGCTCGACGATGCATTGGAACTGTTTAAGCTGCCACGCACGGTCGGACAGTTTGAAGGAACCGACGTCGTGATTGGCACAGGACGTTTCGGCCCATACATAATGCACAACAAAAAGTATGTCTCATTGCCCAAAGAGGAAGATCCTTTGACAGTTTCGCTTGACACAGCCATACGCCTGATAGAAACAAAACGGCTCCAAGATGCACAAAGACACCTTAAACAGTTCGACGAAGACCCGAAGCTGGAAGTAATGAACGGTCGTTACGGCCCATACATTGCATACGACGGAAAGAACTATCGCATACCAAAAGCCATGCACGAAAGGGCTGCCGAACTTACGTATGAAGAGTGTCAAGACATTATGAAGAATGCTCCTGAACCGAAAACAAAGCGCAAACGCAAATAAACAGCCAGCCTCCGCCTCTCCCCATAGGAGAAGGCGGATATGTAAGAAATGACCGAGAACCTACCAGACAACCTCAAACGAATAATCATAATAGGCTATATGGGCGCCGGAAAAACCACGCTCGGTTGGGCTTTGTCTAAAATCCTGGGGTTCAGATTCTACGATTTAGACTGGTATATAGAGACACGCATGCGCAAAACTATAGCCCAGATATTCGAAGAACGGGGCGAAGATGGGTTCAGAGTCATAGAACGCAACATGCTGCACGAGGTTGCAGAGTTTGAGAACGTCATTATTGCCTGCGGTGGAGGTACTCCGTGCTTCTTCGACAATATGGATTACCTGAACCAACAGGGTGAAACGGTGTACATGAATGCAACTGCCGACATCATCTGCCAGCACCTTAACATGAGCAGGAATGTTCGTCCTCTGTTAAAAGGCAAGTCGGAAGAAGAAATGAAAGTCTTTGTAGAGAAACAGATAGAGCAACGAAACACTTACTACAAGAGGGCAAAGCACATTGTTGAAGTGCATTTAATGGACAACCGCAAAAAGATAAGCGCAATGGCAAAACAGCTTATTGCGACCATAAAAACAAGCCGGAAGTTTTAATACAACATAGGAAAAAATAATAAACAAGAATACTATTTCATTATCGAGAGCGAAATCTATCCGAGTTATAACGGCACAAAAAGTTCTCTAACACACAACAAATAGGTTATGAAAAAATGGACGATTGAAGATTCGAAGGAACTCTATAATATTAAAGGGTGGGGAACTTCTTACTTTGGTATCAACGAATCTGGACACGTTTACGTTACTCCGTGCAAGGATAACAGGCAGTTAGACTTGTGCGAAATTATGGATGAGCTTGTGTTACGCGACGTAACGCCTCCCGTTTTGCTCCGTTTCCCGGACATTCTCGACAATCGCATCGAGAAAATATCGTCGTGTTTCGAGATTGCAAAGAAGGAATACAAATATGAAGGAGATAATTTCATCATCTATCCTATTAAAGTTAACCAGATGCAACCGGTTGTTGACGAGATTATTTCGCACGGCAAGAAGTTCAATCTTGGCTTGGAAGCAGGCTCGAAACCCGAATTGCACGCCGTAATAGCGGTTCAGTGCCAGAGCGACTCGCCTATTATCTGCAACGGATACAAAGACCAAAGCTACATAGAACTTGCCCTTTTGGCACAGAAAATGGGCAAGCGCATATTTATTGTAGTAGAGAAACTTAACGAGATAGACATTATTGCAAAAGCCGCCAAGAAACTTAATGTTATGCCCAACATTGGCATTCGCATCAAACTGGCATCTACAGGCTCGGGTAAATGGGCTGAGAGCGGAGGCGATGCGTCCAAGTTTGGCTTAACGGCATCGGAACTCTTGCAAGCCCTTGAGAAGCTCGACGAGAAGGGATTGCACGATTGTTTACGACTGATACACTTCCATATTGGTTCGCAGATTACGAAGATACGTCGCATTCAGACTGCACTTACCGAGGCTGCACAGTATTATGCCAACCTAAGAAAGATGGGGTACAATGTAGACTTCGTAGATTGTGGAGGCGGATTGGGTGTAGATTATGACGGAACACGGTCATCGAGCAGCGAGAGTTCGGTGAATTATAGCATTCAAGAGTACGTAAACGACTGTGTATCTACCTTTGTAGATGCATCGAACAAGCACGGAATACCACACCCGAACATCATTACTGAGAGCGGACGCAACGTTGCTGCACACCATTCCATACTCGTTATAAACGTATTGGAGACGGCTTCGCTGCCTGAAATGTCGGAAGAGTTCGAGGCAAAGGACACAGATCATCAGTTAGTACGCGAACTTTACAAGATATGGGACAACCTTAACTCGCGCAACATGCTCGAAGATTGGCACGATGCAGAGCAGATTCGTGAAGAGTCTCTGGAGCTTTTCTCGCACGGAATGGTAGATTTGAAGACCCGCGCAGAGATAGAAGCAATGTACTGGAGCGTCTGCCACGAGATAAACACACTGGCAAAGGGAATGAAGCACGTGCCAGACGAACTCCGCAACTTAGACAAATTGCTTGCAGACAAATATTTTTGCAACTTCTCGCTCTTCCAATCGCTTCCCGACAGTTGGGCTATCGACCAGCTTTTCCCCGTCATGCCGATACAACGGCTGAACGAACGCCCTACACGGAAAGCCACTTTGCAAGACATTACCTGCGACAGCGATGGCAAGATAGCCAATTTCGTAAGCGGAGGACGCACCAGCCACGTGCTTCCAGTGCACGCATTGCGTCGTAACGAGCCTTATTATCTTGGTGTTTTCCTCGTTGGTGCATACCAAGAGATACTCGGCGACCTCCACAATCTGTTTGGCGACACCAATGCCGTGCACCTTTCCGTGAAAGACGGGAGCTATCATATCGACCAGATTATAGACGGCGAAACCGTGGAAGAGGTGCTCGAGTATGTGCAATACAACCCTAAGAAACTTGTTAGGCAGCTCGAAATATGGGTAACCAAGAGCGTCAAGCAAGGAAAAATATCGCTCGAGGAAGGAAAAGAATTCCTTAGCAACTATCGAAGCGGACTGTATGGATATACCTATTTGGAGTAAAACTACTCCAAACAGGTTCTCCATTCCTATTTGTTAATTATTGTTCCCAACAATAGATATCTTTGTATAAACAACTAACAAAGGTTAAAACATAGCCATTTTACACGGCTCTTTGTAACTTCAATCCCCACTTATTCGTCTTTACAATAGAGAGAATGGAAAAAGTTAGTTTCCGAAACGACGTGTTGCCATTGAAGAATCAACTCTTCAGATTGGCGCTTCGCATAACCCTTAATAGGGAAGAGGCTGAGGACATTGTGCAAGACACGATGATAAAAGTTTGGGACAAACGCTACGAATGGGGTTCCATCGATTCCATAGAAGCCTACAGCCTGCGGATATGCAGGAACCTTTCGCTCGACAGACTGAAGAAGCGAGACAATCAGAACGGCTCTTTGGAAGAAGAACAACCCAGACAAGAACCACTCTCAACACCGCAGGACAGACTGGTAGACCAGGACAGACTGCGCATAGTAAAGGAGATTGTAAACTCTTTGCCCGAGAAACAGCGCACATGTATGCAGCTACGAGACTTCGAAGGCAAGCAATACAAAGAGATTGCAAGCATCTT
Proteins encoded in this region:
- a CDS encoding shikimate kinase, with amino-acid sequence MTENLPDNLKRIIIIGYMGAGKTTLGWALSKILGFRFYDLDWYIETRMRKTIAQIFEERGEDGFRVIERNMLHEVAEFENVIIACGGGTPCFFDNMDYLNQQGETVYMNATADIICQHLNMSRNVRPLLKGKSEEEMKVFVEKQIEQRNTYYKRAKHIVEVHLMDNRKKISAMAKQLIATIKTSRKF
- the speA gene encoding biosynthetic arginine decarboxylase encodes the protein MKKWTIEDSKELYNIKGWGTSYFGINESGHVYVTPCKDNRQLDLCEIMDELVLRDVTPPVLLRFPDILDNRIEKISSCFEIAKKEYKYEGDNFIIYPIKVNQMQPVVDEIISHGKKFNLGLEAGSKPELHAVIAVQCQSDSPIICNGYKDQSYIELALLAQKMGKRIFIVVEKLNEIDIIAKAAKKLNVMPNIGIRIKLASTGSGKWAESGGDASKFGLTASELLQALEKLDEKGLHDCLRLIHFHIGSQITKIRRIQTALTEAAQYYANLRKMGYNVDFVDCGGGLGVDYDGTRSSSSESSVNYSIQEYVNDCVSTFVDASNKHGIPHPNIITESGRNVAAHHSILVINVLETASLPEMSEEFEAKDTDHQLVRELYKIWDNLNSRNMLEDWHDAEQIREESLELFSHGMVDLKTRAEIEAMYWSVCHEINTLAKGMKHVPDELRNLDKLLADKYFCNFSLFQSLPDSWAIDQLFPVMPIQRLNERPTRKATLQDITCDSDGKIANFVSGGRTSHVLPVHALRRNEPYYLGVFLVGAYQEILGDLHNLFGDTNAVHLSVKDGSYHIDQIIDGETVEEVLEYVQYNPKKLVRQLEIWVTKSVKQGKISLEEGKEFLSNYRSGLYGYTYLE
- a CDS encoding RNA polymerase sigma factor, with product MEKVSFRNDVLPLKNQLFRLALRITLNREEAEDIVQDTMIKVWDKRYEWGSIDSIEAYSLRICRNLSLDRLKKRDNQNGSLEEEQPRQEPLSTPQDRLVDQDRLRIVKEIVNSLPEKQRTCMQLRDFEGKQYKEIASILGITEEQVKTNIFRARQTVKQRFQKIEQYGL